The window CAGAGGAATACTGAATGCTTTGcccctctttttttaaatgacacagaGTGGACTATCCTTCCAAAGCCAAGAGCTCCTTCACCGCAGACAGCCACCAGAACTTTGCCATGTCCTTCCAGCTGGTTGACGTCAACACCGGAGTGGAGCTTACCCCTCACCAGGTATGTAATCAGAGTCTGTCTGTTGATGCTGACTTCATCTGCTTTCATAATCACTGTTGTGACCATCCAGCCATTATAATGTACAACTGCTTAGTCAAAGCAATCATGAAAACAACCAGCCACTTTGACTGTTTAGCAAAAAATGGAGCTCTCAACGTTTTCCTAAGATTAAGACCTTTTCACATTCTCTGTCACAGACTTTTGTCCGGCTGCACAATCAGAAAACTGGCCAAGAGGTCGTGTTTGTGGCTGAACCCGACAGCAAGAATCTGTACAAGTTTGAGTTGGACACAGCAGAGCGGAAATCAGAGTTTGACTCCATCTCCGGGACCTATTCCCTCTACCTAATTGTTGGGGACGCTACCTTGGAGAATCCCATCTTGTGGAATGTGGTGAGTATCTGTTCAGACTTAATGGTGGTAATGAGGATTATTTACTGAATGACCAGACGATGAGAAGTCAATACTGAACCTCTGAAATTGTTTTGAAAGGCTGATGTTGTTCTGAAGTTTGTGGATGAAGAGGCCCCAGCTACCATTCAGCCCAAGACTCTTTATGTACCCAAACCAGAGATCCAGGTAATATAACTTGGTCCTTATTTGGATCTGATTTACTGCAtgacaacaggaaatgaaatagtaataaattgttaaaaaatctctctgtctctgcagcacttATTCAGGGAACCAGAGAAGAAGCCTCCCACTGTGGTGTCCAACACCTTCACTGCACTCATCCTGTCTCCCTTCCTGCTTCTGCTCATCCTGGTAATATTACAAACTTTGGAACAAaatgcttcctgtttttctgatttttatgTTTGCTGTGGCTAAACTGTATGGAGAtaatttataaatcatttatccTATTTAAGGGCACAACTAAAAGCCAACCTACATCCATTATTAATCAACAATTTTTTAATAGAGCATTCagctttgttattgttgttgtataCACAGTGTGGtctagtttttattttccagaaaAGCTCTTCAGCAGGAAGGCTTCATACACAGTGAATGAGGCTCCAGCACTGCATGAATATTATgcttattttaatttgaaatcacAAAAGCTATGAGGTATTTTTTCCCTGGCATTTGCAGTGCTGAGTAATAGTTATTGTTACAGTGGTTCAGTGCATTGTGTGCGAGGCTGTAAACAATTTTTCAGCTCTTTTGTTTGCAGCTCTTGAAGGGGATGAAAATCACATTGTCTTTTattccccctctcctctttaGTGGTTTAAGCTCGGAGCCAACATCTCCAACTTCAGCTTCTCTCCCAGCACCATTCTGTTCCATGTGGGACACGCAGGTTAGTCCcgtctttaaaatgaaatgttcatcACAGAtaccacacagggtaaatgttcatagaacaaaactggaactttctaatgggaccaTTTATATCCAttgtctttggtttacccggatacaagcgcagcgcaagGGCTGGGACAACGCagtgacgtaattgaagtcattgactacgtgaatgatttgcgtctgtgtaatctatttgaacaacatggcggcgtctaccagcagtacgacggagcgtgtggagcaaaacgcggcaaaaaaggctcgcacacggtcctccaaagtttgggaatactttaatcttgacaccaacagtgcggtacCATGCagtagtctgcagactctgcaaagtgcatatGGCATATCactagcacgacagtcatgcacgagcacataaagaggaagcaccctggtgcagtgtgtgtgtgtgcgtgtgtgtgtgtgtgtgttggacggggcaaattgttatattaaatgactaactggaaaataattgcaataaaattactgttaggttgataaaaaaaataatcgttagattagtcgaataatcgaaaaaataatcgctagattaatcgttgaaagaataatcgtttgggacagccctacaATGTACATAATCATAATGGAGTGAAATGAAATTCCACGTATAAACTTTGCATGGAAAAATGTACCTCTAGCCGTGGCCCTAACAGCAAACTGGCCTTTTGAAatgatttgtgatttgtttgattttgttgtttactgtgtttttacagctctgaaaacacaatataaaatgtgtttaatgtaaatgttgccttggttttatttactgtggcaaaacattattaaaaattattttacaagaaaagatGGAAATAAATCTTGACCAGTTTCAAGGTGCTGCTGCATCCACTTGGTGAACCACTGACGTATAGTAGCTAATGTTAATATGGTAGCATATTCAAGATGGCGTTCTTACccagcagctgttttgtttGGATGCTGATGTTCAAGTCTTCTCAAGTCggctgttttttcatttcagccatGCTGGGCCTGATGTACGTCTACTGGACCCACCTGAACATGTTCCAGACTCTGAAGTACCTGGCGATTATTGGCGGTGTAACTTTCCTCGCCGGGAACCGCATGCTGGCCCAGAAAGCAGTCAAGAGGTATGTCTCCTGATGGTGCCTGGCACAAATGGTTCCTAGAGGGTCCTTTATCCCAGAGAGAAAGCCTAGCCCCTTTCAGACGACGAGGACTCGGGTCTTTTGAGGCCTCTCGGTAGTTCTTAGCTCCAAACCTGAGGAAAGTGCCTGTTCTATATGTGTAGCTCCTCAGTTGGTCCCCAGAGGCTGATTTCAGTGCCAGGCTCAATGCGAGGAGATCTTGGACCAGGAGAGAAGCTCGGTGGCAAAATCTGCACGAGTGATGATCTGAGTGGGCAATTTCTTCACACCCTCAATATGTAGAGCCCTCCAAGGGCCAGAGTGAGCAATTTGTAGCTTGTGCCACAGACTCAAATCGTCACTCTGTAATTATTCACTTACAACAGCCCATTTAACCCTTTTAAGCCAGTACGATATTGCAATTACTGATTtcacaaatgtcttttttttttttttcagtcaggaCTTTTTCTGCTTCCTTCTCTCCTGCCAGTCTCTCACTTTTTAACCCCTCTGTCCACACCTCGCTgtctctttactcctctttcaGGATTGCCGCAGAGCAAAGTAGTAGGTTGGCAAAGTATAGGAGCCTACGATAAAGCCCCCTTTTGTAACAAATGACTCGGCCGTGCTTCCAGGCTGAAGTAAGGGCATCCACAGTGTGCATTTCCATACTGGCTGGCAGCGTGCATGGCTGTGTGGTGCTCACTCATTTGAACTCCAGTGTTCACATATGTGTACTTGCTGCCCTCCCCCTTGGTTTGCCTTATCACTCActcaccaccacccccccctcccccatgaTCATTACAACCATAGCCATAGCAGCACTTTGGTAATCCCTCCATTGTGGTTAAACTCATGGTTCTGGTTGTACCATCACGTTTGAGTGACATGTTTTGTGTTCATGGACCAAAGTATGCGCTATCTGAAACTGGGACATTTGTCTGTTGCTCTTGCCAAATTACATTCTGTTTGTTGTGGAAGGTTGCACATTACAATGCATGGATTAACCCTTCAATCATTCATTCGTCTCATGTTGGTGATAACTAATatccactctctcctctctcccacagaattgagaaaaaataagagcaagaaaaaaattaaaagaagacaCTGACGAAGATCATCTTTTTGTTTCCAAGGAGTCATTCAACAAAATCAGACTTTAAACATGGCATGGCAGTTCAAGAGTCCAATCAACAGCTTAAACAtgcagtttgtctgtgttgccAAACGGAAGAAATTGAGACATGACAGCGTGTCTGAGGACAAACAGATTCTCTGATTCACTGAGGGCTGTAAAGCTACTGATCATTGCACTTCATCTTCCTGTGAGATTTGTTTTCTTACTGTCCAACATGCCAGTGTTTTCTAAGTGAGCTGGgatttttatttgtggttttcttgATGGAATTTGggttcatttgtgttttttcttttctttttttttcttttttttttttgtacattccTCTTTGTTGTTGCTCAGTGCCCATTTCACCTCCTTACTGAAGTTCTGAGTCAACATGTTTCATGGTAAAACACCACTGGCAGGAGCACTGACATTTGGATCATCACTAACTACGCCAGCGTGTTTTGCCTGTTTGCGTCAGATGTGTCGGAGGAGCAGTAGCTTCCCATTTGATACAGAGTTTGCGTCCCCCAGAAAaattgttaataataaaatacgGGCAATTTGCggatatgatgtttttgtaatgaagaagaggaaataaagaaattgaGGTGAATCCAAGTTTGTGCGTCTTTCTgtagaagagaaaataaaaagcaacacagagcatattttaaatattaatgaagtATTTCTTCTGAATGGATTGAGACTGTGAAGGTTGAGTGGAAAACAGAAGTCAGGGAGACACAGGAGAGTCTGCTGCAGTTTAAACAAAGAAGCAATGGAGAAAGAAGTATTCACATCCTCAGGTAAAACTATCAGGAACACCTTAAaccatttttttactttttttgctgCACATTTCCCCAATGAAggataaaacatataaatgaataatgtaaaaatacagaaatagaatttttcattatcaaaatttatttattttgcatttattcatgTAGTTATTTATACTTATTGTTTTGTCCCTCATAATTTCCGTCTTGTTTTTCCTACAGGTGTATCTTTGCTGAGCGGTGGTGGAGGATTgtaacagaaagagagaaggggttTGAAACATAaccactttattattatttatgaatgCGACATTTCATTTCTAAGAGCGAAAAACGATTACTTCTTGATGTAACTCCACATTGGCCAGGCATTTTGAATCACcttagcagaaaaaaaaaaaaacactggtcCGGTGTCATTAATAACGATAATGATGGCTTCATTCCATTTAAACATCCCATTACACCAGACCAGTGaccagcaaacacagcagcagcagcagcgtcctgAAACGCTCTGAAAGGAATGCAGCCATTACTGATGCTAATTTCAcctgttgttttcctgctgtgcCAAATGATCTGCATTTAAGAAATTCTATTAGGAGTCCCAGTCTAAAAGGAGCCACGCAGCTCACAGCAGAGTGAGAAATGTGGATTGAGCGCCCACATAGTCCTGAGAGGAGGTCGAATCAGGCAACTGACGTGTGAACAAATGGGCGTAAAAGCTAAAAACATAAAGTACTCATTATGTAGAATGACATTATTACGTATATTATTGGATAATTATTACAGATGCAATCAACGCTGCAGCATTTTAAGGTCGCTGGTTTAGGTGGAGCTCATTTGAAATACATTTGGTAGTTTAATCTTAGTCAATACATCATTCTTATTAACTGATTGAATGTTTTTAGGGCTGCATGACTAATTGGGCAACTGAATAGGCACAGCTCATTAAATGAATCTAATCTGGTCCTGTATGTTTTGTATACAACATCTTAATGTGACACATtaactatagctgtcaaataaatgtagaggTATAAAAAGTGCAATATGTTCCTCTGAAATGAAGGATAAAGAAGgataaaaatggaaacaattACCTCAATTAAAGCACAAACACCTCAAAACTTtatcatttatacatttttactCTCTCTCACCACACTGGTTCTGAGATGAATCTTGAgatttcattaattattcattattgcTATTTCAGATTAGACAATTTAAAAGTTCCTcagtgccattttttttccagtcatgaGCTGAGTTGCAGGTTTTTCTTCACAGCTTTTAATGGGAAtagaaaaatgacaatttgaTTTGCATTTGTAAAGAGCAGGTCGGAGGAGGTGTAAGAAAACAAGCGGTGATGGTTGTGAGGGGTGAAGGGGTGAAGGGGTGCTGAGCACTGGCAGCTTTCTGATTGTCCGATCCACAGTTCTCAACTCAGCAGTCTGTACAGAGGAGAAACTCAGGTTAGTGACAGACTAacatgtcattattattattatcatcatcatcagattaGAATGTCTGTATGTTCCAGCTTCCATGGGTGTATTGATAGTATTGATTCACCTGGGCCCCATGGCATTCCCGTGCACTCTGTATCTCCGATTGCTCTGAATGGATGTAAGATCTTCTTTATACGTCCCCTCATAGATGCCTGACTGACGCTTCATGTAGCTCTCGCTTTCATcactatggaaaaaaaaacaccaacaactcATGTTACAATGTTTCTGTCGATATCCTGTTGGATTTGAATATACCGGAGTGACATCATTCCTCTAGTAACACCTACCCGAGCCGTTTGCCCATGATTGTCTGAAGGAACTTCCTGGCAGAGATTTGGCCCAGGACTTTCCTGTAACTGTTTGTAAAGATGGCGTCAGCGTGACGTCCTGAGCTAAAAATCAGACAGTGGACAATTCAGGTAAGTTCAGTTATTACACAACAGCATTTTTCAACagttgtcagaaaaaaaagtgaattcaaGTATAGTGAAGCAACAACAGAGGATCTGTTATCTGTCTGCACATATGGGTGCAGAGGATTTCAAATTATCCAGCTTCTTCTCTCACAAATGATCTTTGAAATATCCTTGTCTGAGCTGTCAACAGATTTCTTTGGAACTACttttgaattaataaataattattattatactactactactactactgctactactaataataataataataataaactgttgTCAGACACTTCCTATGAAAGGACATGGTGCTGCTGAattcaattaaatataaatgtaaatttaaatataaatgctgTGTGCACcataaacagaaatgtcattCACCTGTATTGTATTGGGGTGGAGGCTGAAGTCTTAGAGGCAGATATCTCAAATGTATCTGCCTTACATTGGTAGATACCATGAGAGGTAAAtgagaaacataaaatatgtgtttttttttaaatgtaatttaggTCAACGGAGCCTTTAAGCCATCTTTTACATTGGCCACTCAGTCCACATTAACATACTGACCGTAACTCTGCTCGCTCCCTGGGAGGACTTGTGTCATCGCGCAGCTTCTCTGCTGGATTATTTATAGAAGATGTCATCAGGATGGATGTGTCCCTCTGGCCGAACCTGAGAAATATCCCCATTAACTAAACGAATAGAACACTGTATTCAAAATTCCTCACACACATTATAACCACACTGACAATTTTTCACCCAAAAGAGAAACTGATAGAATTATAATGCAGAGTTTTGATGACGAAGATGATCCTCAGTCTAAGTACAAAATGCTCCAGCTCTTGTAAAATGACATATTCTGCTTTGACACAGGACACTGTGATCAAGCTGTTGTGTAAATGCAACATGTGCAAGTGACTAATCCAGACACCTTGGCTCCTGTTAGCATAAGAAGTCATTAACTTTCAGGTTTGAgtgttattttctgtgtgttattaGACTTGTTCATCTTAAATGTTTAAGTTAACTTTATGTTTTCCATCTCACTTGGTAAAGACATAGGCTGTTCTCTAAAGCTTagcaacatttattttatgcagATAATCTACAGAGTGTATTTAGAGTAGTGTTTGAATTTGTCAGtatcacaattaaaaaaaatcctttattcAAACCAATAGTCTTCCCCGCTTCTTTCTCATCAATAGGCAACTATAAATCTGAGCCGCTGAGCTGACCAGGCATAAGctttttaaataactttaaaaacacttatAAATACAGTAATAATGGAAATGAACAAGAGGTGAAAAATTTCAGTAAATCTGTCAGGACTTACCTAATGGATGGGTAGAGCGGGGAACCTGATAAAGACATGACCAGGCAACAAAACAGGAGCAGTGCAGCTTTCTCCATCATCACAGCTAGTCCTGGAGAAGAATGGACGGCTAGAATAAATGACAGGAGTAGAAATTACATTAGAAAAAACGCTGAAACCACAGTTTCCTCTCAGGCAGCCTTGTGGCTCTGCAGAAGGCACTGAAGTTGCAGCAGGCAGAGATGTTTTCTGAGatggaaaatgtcaaatttgaatttaaaatgtttaaaatgatcaaaGCACAGATATTACATTAATTCACATGTACATTCAAATGTTGTCAGAGTTACCTTGATATTTTATGTGAattccctgcagttcctctttATTCAGTACCCTCCTCTCTCATCATCACTGAGTGCCAGGAAACACTGGACAAAAGAGACACTGGAACAGTACTGTGTGTTATCCGTGCATCCATAGTCAGTTTATACTGAACCTGTAGCTCCCAGTCACTCCCACATCACACAtgatctttctctctcactctctctcccccattGAGCGGAGCTAtctgcattctctctctctcttactttaCCAAATTCATATttgctttattggcatgaacaaataaatacagaaatgccACATATATTATACATGGTTACAGTgtaagttttatttcattataacaaatgaaaaaacattatttaaaaataaataataataataaatgtatagtATGTGGTAGGATGAGATATAGTTTACAGTTGATAATTAACATTGTTAAGAGCCATTACATTACCATCTCTGTCTTATACAGTCATTATGCAAATCGCTCCCAAAAATAATGTAGCTTGTGAggaaatgcatgcatgcattatAGACTTTCATTTGAGAGAATTATGTCCAATGCAGCCTGgttagaaaaacaaatagacaaatcaaaacaaacaaacaaacaaaaagtagaAGCCGCTTTAAAAGTGCCTATTATTGGACACAATgctaaaaaataatttacaatcaaataaaacaaaatgaaatcaaactgcatattgctgctttaaaaactaaaaggcatttgaataaaaatgaccatattttataatgtttaatttttaacaGTTATGTGTTGCAGGGAAACAGGTTGCATTGTTTTAATGGTTTATGCTGTTTATATCCTGTATTGGTGCTGCAGATGGGGTGATAGCAAACATACTGACAGTGCTTTTTTCAGGTAAAAAGACATTAGTGCACAGGGATTGGGTCCATGACTTGAAAAATAAGTGGGATCTGTATATCTCACCAATAAAGATTCATTCGAGATGTGAGGGTTATACCAATACTAAAAGGTCATTTCAGAGCTTTCGCCACCCGGAACGTTGTTTTTagtgaaaggttttttttttttagacggACCGTAAAATTTGACGGACCAGGGGAAGACTTTGGCTAACGGACAGCCAGGGTGCAAGATGATTCTCTGATGTTTACTTTCATCTTCGCTGAGCAGGACACCCTGAAGTACTAAACGATTACTTTTTTTCAGACTTGGCCTCCAGGATTTAATCGAGCTGTTTGATAATAAAAAGTCTGGTTAAGATACTGAATTGTCTCCTAACACTTCGCCATTTCAGTACATTTCTGAAAGCTAACACTCACGGTTACTTCAGTTTTACCCATGTACAGCTGAATTCAAAAGCGTATATCATTCTGAATAGTTTTGGTAGTTGTACATGAGCTGTTATAAGCTAGAGCTCATGCCACTGTTCCCAAAACTAACACcgatacataaaaacattttcattcagaCGCTTTTCCGGGTTTGTGTAACGTTACTTAGGAAGGGGGAGATACCCTTCTTGACATTTAGACATCTTTGGCTCCACTTGAGGAGTGCGTGAATGACATTTAGCCAATGCAGCTCGCACACATGCAGTAACTTATtcagcaagaaaaacaacaaaatgtcagcTACGAGTTAGTACTACGGCAGCTCACTGAGTTGTTCTGTTAGAGCTTTCAGTTAGCCTTTGCTCTTTGTGCTATAGCTAGCTAAGCATGGAATTCCTCAGGACTTTAAAACCCTTGTTTACTCTTCCCCAACACTGGATACCTGTCAGGTGTATCCCAACCAGATGTTGCTCTAATTTAGCTAAGGCCAGTGTCAATTCAAGGCAGAGGAGGACAGCTGTGGACAGGTTCAGGACCCAGTTGTCCTCTGGTCCAAATTTTCAGGATTTCATCAAAGGAGTTTCAGTTAATAAGACTCAACCTGCAGATGAAGAGTCCTCAGACAGACATGGTTATCTCTCTGAGGACTTGGAGATGGGGAATTCAAGGAGAGGTTAGTCTTTGTGATTGAAGGCTATTGACAGAGTTCATGTTGATTGTCTGGGACAAATGctgaatctgtgttttgttttttgctccAGTGTATTTTGAAACCTATGGATGTCAAATGAATGTGAACGACACAGAGATAGCCTGGTCCATACTACAGAGGAAGGGATATCTACGCACGAGTGATTTAAATGAGGTACAGCTGAGTCCTGcttttttttgaccattttaatCAGTCAGCGCAGTTAGGTTAAGATGTCTTTTTCTGCTTGCAGGCAGACGTTGTCCTTCTGGTTACATGCTCCATAAGGTAAGATAGTGTTGTAGCTTAAATGTTacttaatgttaatgttacagTCTCAGGAAAAACCTAAATGGCTGCTTTTGTATGTGCAACAATTATATAAACTTTGTAAAATTTGCATCACAAGGTTTTCACATGCTAGATGCACCAACTAACAGAGAAACCTCAACTCGTTTCATAACAGAGAAAAAGCTGAACAGACCATTTGGAATAGACTACAGCAACTCACAGCTATGAAAAGAAAACGGTTAAAGACCCACACACCAATGAAAATTGGGATTTTAGGTAAGTGAGTTCACTAATGTACACATATGTGATTGGATTACAGCGGCTACTGAGAAATGTTAATGGGTGTGTCTCTCCAGGTTGCATGGCAGAGAGGCTGAAGACTGAGCTGCTGGAGCGGGAGAAGCTGGTCGACGTTCTCGCAGGTCCAGATGCGTACCGCGACCTCCCCCGCCTCTTGACTGTAGCTGACGGAGGTCTTCAGGCGAGCAACGTGCTGCTGTCTTTAGAAGAGACCTATGCTGACATCATGCCTGTCCACTACGCCCCTCAGGGACACAGTgcttttgtgtgagtgtgtggattTGTTAAGTGGCAATGATGGTTTTGGGGGAGGTTATTCGCCCTCCACACCACCTCCTGTTAATTCTCAGCAGCTCTTAGTCTTTTATAATGTACCATCTGATGGTTTTATGTGTCCGGCAGGTCCATCATGCGAGGCTGTGACAACATGTGCAGTTACTGCATCGTCCCCTTCACccgaggcagagagaggagtcGACCTGTCAGCTCTATTCTTGAGGAAGTTCGTCTGCTCTCTGACCAGGCAAGTTATGGCCTCAATGATAAAGTCAGTCAGTTTCCTACACTTGTTTATAACTGAAGGGTTTAATTTCTGTTAGACCAATGACTGCACTGACAATAGGGCTGTTAGACAACAGGTTTGTTAGACAGtaatatttttctaattaacGTCCTcagaaataaagttttgtgtGAGCAACTGTTTTTCAGATCATTTCTAACATCAGTAACTGTGACATATGGCAACTTAACTGAACTTGTATTAGAGAAAATCTGATTATATTTTAGTTTAATAGTGTAACTGTAACCTCTCAAGCTAGGTACCAACTAAGAggtgtaatatatgacatatactgtgatcatatatatacattctctagatatatgaagatataagtttataa is drawn from Seriola aureovittata isolate HTS-2021-v1 ecotype China chromosome 2, ASM2101889v1, whole genome shotgun sequence and contains these coding sequences:
- the ghrh gene encoding somatoliberin, encoding MMEKAALLLFCCLVMSLSGSPLYPSIRFGQRDTSILMTSSINNPAEKLRDDTSPPRERAELRSGRHADAIFTNSYRKVLGQISARKFLQTIMGKRLGDESESYMKRQSGIYEGTYKEDLTSIQSNRRYRVHGNAMGPRLLS